From one Marmota flaviventris isolate mMarFla1 chromosome 1, mMarFla1.hap1, whole genome shotgun sequence genomic stretch:
- the LOC114096120 gene encoding NADH dehydrogenase [ubiquinone] 1 alpha subcomplex subunit 1-like: MWFEILLGVSIMGMCFVFLGVATVYIHRFAKGGKEKRVAHFPYKWNLMERHIFGVNRYYKSKGLENTD, encoded by the coding sequence ATGTGGTTTGAAATTCTTCTAGGAGTCAGTATAATGGGcatgtgttttgttttcctgggAGTGGCCACTGTCTACATCCATAGGTTTGCTAAGGGGGGCAAGGAAAAAAGGGTTGCCCATTTTCCCTATAAGTGGAATTTGATGGAAAGACATATATTTGGAGTTAATCGTTATTATAAATCAAAGGGTTTGGAGAACACGGATTAA